GGCTTTGAGGATGGGTTAACTAAGACTTCTATTTTGCTATGAAATCAAATAACTCTAATGATTgactaatatttaatttagttatgTCATTGTCTCTTAGTTACGTCATAGATATACCATCAGTATATTTGTAGTTTATGGTTTTAACAATATCTTTAATGAAAAGTTTAATATATCGGTTTTTTAGAAAATGTATCTAAATTATCTCTGAGATGTATAAAAAATGTATCTGAGTTGTCTCtgatatattattatacatctcTAATACATCGTGGGATAAAGATGTAGAGGAAGAGATTAGAACTTTTAAGAGGGCTAGTAATCAGGTGTTAACAGCCAGAAGAACTGTGAAAGTTTGTTGCAACCAAACCTAATAAACCTCGTCATTCAATCCATCTACTGGAAGTAAATAAAtcgttttttatattgttacgttaaataaatataaaattatgtatCAAGTATGTTGTATAGCTGTATCTGagatatttttttcattaaatttcattaatagtATGTGACTGTCTACATATAAGATACATGTCAAAAACAGTTCAAatgcatttatttttaaatatatattaattcattagacgtgtttgacatgtttcttagatgtatttatagataaatttttaatatacaatttatacatgataaatatattcttGATATGCGTCTTCTCGTCAATGGTCGTATCTCAATGCCTTCGAGATACATTTTCGGTACATCTCCTATACATTTTCAATACATCTCGGATACATCATCAATACATATCAGAAACAACTCAAAGaatatttacatatatttttatatatatatatatatatgtgtgtgtgtgtgtgtgtgtgtgtgtgtgtgtgtgtgtgtgtgtcttttagatatattttttagatCCATCTTccatatacaattaaaatatgataaatatatccttaatatgtatcattgataaataatttatataatttatgaaGCATgcgatatattttttattttaatatatgttataaatacatttcaacTACCCGTAAGTTATATATTCAATGCGTTAAATATATAACTCAAATACAAATACtatacatattcgatacatcTTTTGTACATATCAGAAATTGTTTAGacgtatattttttattttaatatatgtattatgtGTGTATTTTGAGATGtggtattaaaattattatttgttaactTCTCtcatatgtttatttttatttataatttatgatttCAACAAATTTTTTAGCAAGAAGTTTAGTATACCGTATTATTTTTagagaatgtttttaaattgtCTTTGAGATGAACACAAATTGTATCCGAGTTGTTTCTAAAATTTCATGGATTGAACTCCAATTCGCTGATAAATTATCGATAGATCTCTGATACATTGTTGATAGTAGTGACTGTAATTTATTAGAGTTAGTAAATGAAAAGAGCCGTGAAGTAAATTGTTTCCGTTTTAAATAGTTTTTgtgatacataaataatacatattaataatataattttgagacacataaataaaatatataaataaaatatatagtatGTTTATCAATGACGATAAATTTAATGAAGGGGATAAATATTGTTATTAGTTCTTTTTTTGtatattcaattatataaagatatttatattgataaaagttgagttaaaaaaattataacttattatttttatatttcaatttatagtGGATAGTAACATATCAAAaagttattgatattatttgatgtatgaattttaattaaagcacgtgatacatatatcttttaatttaaaatatattatacatacaccttagacacacataaataatacatattaataatttatttatttatttttgttttaaaaatatgaaaaaataataatcaaatatatacttgatacatatctgatacataacagatacataaatgatacatgtttgaatagttttgaaAACCTGACGCGTGGCTGACACACAGTTctgacgcgcgtgtcagacgcgtttttgacctattctgacgcgttttcactttttttttatttttttgtgtatGCCATGTGTTGCATTCTCATTAGAaaggtattaaatgtaaaatttcagttttttaagGTGCTCATGTAATATTTCAGCAAGCTTAGCATTTTCGTTATTTTCTTCCACTTTTTGTCTAGTTTTGTAATCTTcccaaattttaataaaaaaatcttgACTTGATTAACGAATGTTAAGATTACGAATCCTCCAACTTCATAACGGTATTCTTGAATTTTTACTCTTCTCACAATTGAACCCTCAAACTTCACTTTTATTTAAGTGAATCTCAAAACTTGATTAACGAATGTTAAGATTACGAATCCCTCTCATGCTCGATTGCATgagataaaaaaacaaatactcAAAATATGTCACCCagttcttttaaattaaaactttcTACGTTATTCTGAATGTAGAAACTTGGAGGTGATAGTAAAAAAGTTAATAGACACATGCTGACGGCATAAGAGCAAATTAATTTAAGAAGCAAAAGATTaaatggcttaattacttaaaaaccacccaccttgaatttttttttcgtttataccctgacctagaaaaaaattcatttataccctgacgtatgtgtttatgtttcacctctaccctaaatttcaaaaaaaaagattatttattgaaaacaactaaatataaggattattctatacttttttctattaaaaaaaatacaaagaaatacttcatctttaaaaatgttcaaaagtaagaattatttaaaacttttttttaaatgaaaagaggttaatttagtgcctcggggtagaggtgaaatataaacacatacgtcagggtataaatgaattttttcctaggtcaggatataaacgaaaaaaaaagttcaagatgggtggtttttaagtaattaagccaagaTTAAATAGTGCATGGACATAATTTAGAACCTCCATCAATCTGAAGCTGCGTGAAATTACTTTTAAGATTGGCATTGCAGATATATTTACATTTAACTTTACAGCACAAGCAAGCACCAGCGCTACCTTTAATTCCTTGCgtaaagataaaagaaagaagcAGAGCTTCTCAACCACAACAGAGACTGGAATTTGAGCCGCTTGCGATACATGTAATACATTTAACCCCTCACCTCACCCACTGTACAATTACTCTCACAATGAATATACAACAATGCCCGGGAACGCCTGTTCCTTCATAATGCCGCTCCTGTTAAACGTGTTCATCTCTGCATCATTCTGCCTTTCTTCCTCCGTAAATAAAATGAAACGTAGAGCACTGAGGCAGAAGGCAGTTGAGCCGTCCAACAGATGGTTGTGGATCTCAAAGTGCACAAATTAAAATCCAGAGTTCACTCGCTCTACCTCTGTTCTTCCAAAGGTTCCCCAGAACACAAGTCCTGGCTCATCTGCTTCTCCTTAGGCAAGCAATCAACAGGAATATAAAAATATCCTTTAGGTAACTTCTGATTCTTCATAGATGCTTGATCTGATGTCATCACTAACTCTTTCTCAAAGGTTTCAAAATGCTGTAAATTTATATATCTAGCGAGAATGAGCAAACATGCACAATCTAGAACAAAAATAAGGAATAATGCAAAGCACACCTTTCTTGTTATAGAGCTCCATTCTCCATCATCCAAAGGATTGCGCAAAGCAAGGGAAGCTCTGTGAGGAATTTGCTTTCCAGCAAATGTTGTCCTCTCCATAGGTTTCCGATTAAACAGGCTTTGCGATGTGGAGCTATCATCTGTCTTTTGATCAGTGTCCATGGTGACTTTAACTCTGTGCAGAACAGAAATATTGCTGTCTACTGTTACGTCATCTGATCTTTGCATTGCATCACTACATGATCTATAACCTTCTATATTGCCTTTAAGGGATGTTGTAGCTGATTCAGAACTGATGTCTGGATGGAAAAAAGGATTATGGGCAAGCACAGAACGAGCAACATGGTCTCTTTTGCAACTAAGAATGCTATGAGAGCAAAGGACCAAATCCCGCTGCAAGAATCCATATAAAAACAATTGCTTTTGTGATACATGCTCATTGGAATTAAAATCTTATCTATAGATAGAACAATGTGTTAAAATAAAAGATGCTGCCCCATTAGAGATCTAAAAATACACTTTTTTTACAAATGATAATCTATAAGGGAAAACGGTTGGCTCaaacagtaaaaaaatgaattacGCTTTAACAAGCCCATTTTTGAAGTAAAGGGAACAGCGGATAGAAGAAAAAGATTCCCAAATAGAAGGAGCTTCGCTGCTACCATCAGGCTTCAATATAAAGATAAAAGTAGAAAATTCAGAAAAGAAAACACAGTGCAAGCGCCTGTTTGGTAATTATAATCTGAGGTTGCAGAAGAATATCTCAAATGCCAACAGATCATATTAAGACAATAACCAAGGGAGAAAACACTCATCAATCAAAtaaagaattatttaaatgtcTCCTTTTTAGGACCTAGAACAAATAGCAAGGAGTATATGCAAAGGCCAGTGCATTCAAAAAATACTAATTCGCTACAGCATGTAAGCTGAGCACCAAACTAATTAACTAAAACTACTATTACAATAAgtaattaatttagaaaaaatacctTTATCTTTTCACGTTTAATGATTCTCTCACAAAGAAGACGAAGCCTCTCCAACTCAACCTGTAAGAATGCAAATTAAATTACTACACATTCTGACAAGCAAGTAGAAGATGAATGTTTCATGTTCATCAAGATTAAAACAGTATATCataagaatatataaacattgACAAGTACTCTGGACATCAGAATGGAAGTACACCCATACCCTGATTTGCTTCATGCTCCTTAACTCATCAGCTCCATGCTTTTGAGTTTCAGCCTGATAACAAGCCAAAAAAATCTCAGTATAAGAATTTTGTTAATGAAGCACGGAACATTTTGAGTGCTTAAATGAAGCCCAGACCTTTGTCTTCTGTTCCAACCCATGTCTTTCACAATAAGCCTTGTGCTGCAACTTTCCATTAAGAGACTTAACATTCATGTAAAAGCCTGCACTTCTAGCGCAGGAAGGATGGAACGTGGTGTGACAATGACCATAGCTACACTGCAGGGGAAATTCGTTGATTTAATAAAGTGTCATAGAGGAAAAAAGTCGCAAAGCAACCAAATTGAACAGACCTTTATGCAGACACCATGTTTGCGACGGCAAATACAGCAATGATCAATTCCTTTACCAACTGTATCCTGGATCCCATTACACAAAAAAATAGGATGTTAGACAGAGTCACTGAAACTATATTGACCCGCATGGAAAACAAATATGTAGCATTTCTCATGTAGTCAATTTAAATCCAATAACTCAAAACTATTTCATGAAACAGGTCTAAAAGCAGCTCTTTGACAAATATTAACATAAAAGTCAAGCACATACCATTCCTTCAACAGGATTCACTTGTCCCCTTCTGAATGTTGGTTCAAACACCCACTACAAGAAAAAATATGCATTAAACATCGATCCTCTTTATTGAAGATGAAGTGAAATAAAGTCAAGACAATCATAACAACCAAAATCAAGATATCCACCTCCGCACAGAAGGCATGCACCCATTGATTATCACTAGATTTTCTAAAGGCCCCGGTGGTTCCACCACATAAACCACACTCAAAATAGTTCTTTTCCCAGAAATCAAGTGAACCGGCTGAAGAGGATTTAGATGATAATAATTCATCACATAATTCACAATACCATGGACCAGTAGATTCTCTGACACTACGGTAGCAGTCCAAGTGAACAGCAACCTGACGCAGGAGCTTTGTTGAGttcaagaaaaaaaagattgtaAAAGAGAGAAAAGGATACCCATGTCTCAGTCAAGAATACCTTGCAACTGGAACAAACTAAAATAGGGTTCAGTATAGTGTCAGATCCTCTGCAAACATCACATGATCTAGGGTGCTCTTTTGAAAAATCTGAAACAGATTGAACAAATTCAGAGTACTTCTCTGAAGAATTTCTTGGAATCGCCACCCTTGATAGTGTCTCTTTCGTACGTGACAACAGCTGAGAAGAAATTCCAGCCCTCCCAttagaaatattaaatttctGCAAAGAGCAGAGAAATAATAAATATTGGATTCTGGAAAAGTATTCAAGTTGTTCTTTCAGGAAAGGCTAGAAGTAGCAAATAGAAGAAAATGCAGCATCACAAACCTCCTGATAAGAAGATTCATCGTATACGTCCTTCCTAAATGATGAAATCCTCGAAGAAGCTGCAGCAGCTGCAGTTGCAGCTGCCAGCACAGCCTGTGCCTCTTTAtgctttctttcttttcttcccTGCTTTTTTGCTTCTCTAATGTCATTTAGATACTGATTAACAAGCACTGCATCCCATTTTTGAGACCTGGTTATGTCAATCTCGTGTGGTAAACTCTTGACAACTTTACAAATTAAGTTATCTGCCAGAGTCGAAGCAAAATATATGCGTTAGAGTTCCAATTCCATTTCATAACACAAAGACAATTCAAGGGCAAGAGTTggaaaaaaaaagggaaaaacaGCAGAGCAGGAAGAAAAAATGAGACCTGTAAAGCGCTTTCTTGATATTGCATTACTGAGCAACCTATGCTGAAAGTAAATAATTTCTCCTTCTACTTCATCCACTGGAGACATTTCTTGAACACCCAATTTTTTAGCCTTAACAAACTGCTCTGGATTTACTTCATCAAATCTGCAAAGATCGTTACATTGTGGATGGCTAGTTTGGTGATCACAGCAGACACCAGTATTGGATGACGCTTCCAGACAGCAGGTTTCTCCCACCCTCAAATCTGCCACAAGAATATGCATTAAAATTGCATGTCATGGAATATCAATAACAGATAGTTTATCATGAAACTTATCTACTGTGGTATTTCTACCTTCTGACCCATAAAAAGTGTCTTCTAAAAACAAGCCACTCTGCATCTGCAACAGTTTCTTATGGATGTACGGGTGCACATATAAACTAgaattttctttgatttttctgCACCACAGAAATACAAATATTTGAGAAAGCTCCCATAAAGTTCGAAACTTTGTTGAGAGATCACATTGCAAAGCTTACTCAAGATCAGGAAGGACTATACTCATATCTGAGTCGCCATACAGGATACCAGCAGTATGCTCTAACTCGGCCTTTTCAGAACGGGTACAGCCTGAGGGACAATCTGAGCTGCCTGTACAACATACATACTTATTTCAGTATAAACAAATAGTAGTTACAtcattaaacaaacaaaaaacaaaaaagtcaatagattattattattatttttatttttttcacatGAAAGCTGCAGAAAAACAAACTACTTATTTGAAAATGTATCAATACTAGTTACATAATAAACATCAGGAATTTAAATGAGTTAAATGTAATATGATTAATAAAATTGACGGCAATCAAATCACAAATAAAGATAGCCTAGTAAATAAATGGCATCCAAATCATAGCTCTTGATTGGCACTAAATCTTATGTTAGAGAgcaataaacataaaaacaacATGCTGAATCATGTTTTAACATGACAGCTTTAAACAACAAAATATGCTAAATTACTCTTCTAATTTGTTTTTACATGAAGCTGCATAAAAACAACTTTTTCAGACAAATGTCTCGAGTGTATAAATTAGATGGCAtgcaaagaaaaaataaattaagaaattcaAGATGAAAGCCAACAACCTGATTtgctatattttttaaaagctcCAAAATTCCTCTTTGACACAAACAGCTCTACAACTCAAGCAGAGGGAGACAAATAGCAAAAAATGAGAACATGCACGTTTCTATTGACAAACAATGCAACGAAGAACAATGCTCGAGCAGAGCAAGAGCAAAAGAAGGGACAACAATAACATTAAAACTCCGGGTGGTGATAAGATCTACAAATCCTAATAGAAGAGAAAGGAAACACAGCGATGTCAATATAcctaatttaagaaaaattaagaaatgGCAGAGCATTGAGATTGATGAGCAGAAAACTATTCATAAAATTTAAGTCctcaaaaattgaaattataatgTTTCAAGAACATGAAGTGCATAAGGCATTAAACTCATACCAGCTGAAACATTATCAACCCAGAATAATCTTTCATATTTTCAAGAGAATCGCATTCCATAGAAATTATGAGAAGTCAGACTTCCCTTAAATGTAGGTCATCCACAAAAATGTCATTTTCCATTTCATCATACTTGCAGCATTATCCTATTATTGTGGcctctaaaaaataagaaacaaCTATCCAAAAGAAACAACTATTCAACTTCACAAACGCCAACTCTAAGATACCAAGCGAAACCTACTAACCCAAGAATGCTACGGCTTTCATCCAGCACAAAGGAACTAGATCAAAAAGacaactttaaaaaatatacctTCAGATTTAGGTAGATGTGCTGCCAAAGCGTCATGGATCCCATTAGGCTCTATTGATGTCTATACAAAAAGCAGAGGAAAAGAAAATTAGAATGAAGGCAACATAATAGGGGAAAATACGCCTTTTCAcaaccaaataaaataataggAACCTAAAGGTGCACATGCTAACCGCAATCCATTACTATCCAAGACTGAAGAGGCATCCGGATGCCCCCAGACAATTAGTTTGTGGTCCCCACATGAATGTCAAAAAATGCATACAGAATAATCCCACTAAGCACTTTCACAACATTGCTTCCACATACAAATACATGAGGCATTATAAAAACTGCTGCTAAAGGGAAGCAAATATAGAAAAGAGCACCGAAACAGATCTACAATTATAACTTCCATAAAAAGAAAATTCCAGAAAAAGATACTAAGATAAAGAAAAAGAGCATCAACGCTAAAACAAATGCCCACCACAATCATATTATGTACTTCACCTAAACAGTAGTATTCACTTATTCAGCAAGCAATACTCAGTTCATGATTATTGAACAGAATTACATTCTTACTTCCattagaaaatcaaataaaaaaacaaacaagaatACTATAGCATAAATTATCCATATGCTACTAGTCAGCTAGAAATGCTCTGAAGAGCCACATCCAAACAAAAATTGGGTTAAGAAATAAACACCAGGAACAGAGGGGATAAGTTACAAGAGCAGATGAGAGGAGACCAAAAACGGAATAATTCCCCAGTCCTATACAATCAAACTACAGAGATAACTTTTTATGAAGAAAGATAATGAATAGAAAAAAACAATAAGATGCTTGCCACATGAATCTTCCAGAGAGAAAAGTAATCGATATGATAAGATTACCTTTTGAATTACCTCAGTCGAATTTTCTGGTTCTTCATGTACACGTTGATCTACTTTAAATTCGTCCAACAACATCCCCCCGTCACTTGAATATTCCTCAGAAGAACAAATTATTTTGTTATCGCGCAGAATTCTAACATTGTTTTTTGTTCTTCGTCGTGGGGGGACTGACCTTACCACAACATGATCTGTCATGTCAGACTCTGATAACGTTATACCATCAGAAAGATCATTTGCTTCCATTTCAGTCTTAGATAAAACAGTGACTTTTTGAACTTTCATATTCTTATGTGAGGTGCCCAAATAAGCATGATTTCTAAGCCATTTGACTAATTTGCATTGCATTTCAGGCACTAAACTATCTTCCTGCAGGAAAAGGATCATTAAgtctaaagaaaaaaaatcagaaaaaataaattgcatAATAAAGCATCATCATTTGAACATTACATCAAGTGTTGAACGTAATGACTCAGGTGAGATGCCAATGTCCAATTCTAAATCTTTCAGATTGACTTTTCCACGGTCAATTAgctgcaagaaaaaaaaatatgcttAACTGAAATTGGGTGATTTGATGAAAATGTCAACTGAAATATCTGATGAGAGACAGCTGATGTATCTACAGAAACATAATATCTTACCTTTTTCAAAATAAGAGTAACATTTAGTGAATCTGGAAGGTTAACAGCCTCGCCGTCACTTCTCTCAGACATATCAATGTTACTGACCTGGTCCCCATCTGCAGATTCTGAGATAAGCACATCATTTGATCTGGAATCGGACAATACAATTTCCCGTGATGCACTATCACCAGATATATCAGAAATGATATTGGGTGTTTCTATAAGGACAGCAACTTTATCTCCATTTCGACCAATCCTCAAATTATGTTGTTTATTGGTTGAGTCACTGCTGACAGCTTTATTTCCTAATTGCAGATTAGTTCTGCCCTCAGGCAATTCTGAGTGCTTGAAACAAAAAGCCCGTAATTCAACCTGTAAAAACATTTGGAACCACCACATGTAATCTATGAGGAGAACTCGTTAAGATGGCACTCTTACCTTATTAACACAAGCATAGCAAAAAGCCAGTGATTTACATACTGAATTGAAGACTTCTTGTCTCTGTTGTATGAATAAAGCAAGTAAAATAaaaagcaaattactatgaggCCCGCTACATATGTCATGATTCACACTTTCGtccctcttgtttgaaaatcaaacgatgcGGTCTCTCACTTTTGTTTCCatcaacgatttagtccttccgTCCATTTTTTGTATTAGACAACCGAGTCAAaggactaaattaaaaaaaatcaaaaataacagTGTGGTCCCCAACTTTTGTTTGTGTCAAAGATTTCTTCCCTcgtgtttgaaaattaatttaccctTAAGTCGTTTGACTACTAACATCAAAAATGGATGGAAGGACCAAACTATTGACGGAAACAAAAGTAAGAGAccatatcatttgattttcaaacaagagagactaaagtgtgaattatgacacATGTAGAGGGCTCCAAAGTAATTtgctttaaaataaattgacaaAGTATCACTTTAGCAAAGAAATAGAAGGAACTTACATCCTCAGATCCATGTTTTCCCCACACCTCGATTCTATGTTTTGCCTCCCTTGCACAAATGGGATGAAATGCAAGTCTACAATTTCCTGAATAAACAAACCAACCAGGAAGCCACTGCCATTAGAAGCAAAATCAGCATGCTTACACAAAATTGGAAAGGGAAGCAGTAACAAAAAGGCCAAACATAATTAATCCTGGGGCACATTATAAATATACTGGCAAATGTAAAATGAAAAAACCAGCCAAGCAAGCCAACAGAAATAATTAAAGAACTGAAAATGACACAAAGACAGCTATCatcgaaaaaataaaatctaaaaaaaaaagtgaattgaGGGGTAGAAAGGAAGAAGTAGAGGATGCAGGATGAGGGAAAAAAAGACCAAGCAATTAACCAACAGCAAGAACATAGATAAAGGACCTAGGTTTACTTTACCAAGATACTAACAAGAAGAGCTAGTTCTTGCACCAATCTACAAGAGCACAAAGATGCCGCTTTCAAAGACAACAGGAAGATGAACATGAAAAAAGAGgccaaataaaaacaaaaaactgaAATAAATAACCAAACAAATAGAACTCAGCAAAATGATTCAGGAATAATATTTGAACAAGACACTAAGTAATTACCATTAAAAGCAAATGCGATTAAACTTTCACTAGCAAAATGTATTAGTTAGTACAATAGTAAAGTTTGGGCTTGCAGAAGTATGGAATAAAATCTTAGGAGTTAATTATTGTCAGAAAGTGTAAAACAGTAGCCAAAACAGCTAAATTTTAGCAATATCACAAATACAATGTAGCCATACAGACCCctagttttataatttatgcAAGCATTTGCGCTCATAAGAACAAAATATGGCAATAAACATCCATCTGAAAGACCAGGTAGCGAGAAATAGTGTCCAACATAAGCCCAAGTCACAACTAGGCACTAGATGCAGCAAAAAAAGCTTACCCCTGGCAACAGCTGATTTCAGAAACGAACATAGCAACTGCAGCTTATAATGTATGGTTATGAAATGGATTGTGTGAGGGGAAAAACAACAGCAGTTACACCATAAAACACTGTATGCAGCAGGTTATCTGAATTCATTTTGCAGTGTAAAGTCCGCACAAGTAACATAAATCCAAGACGGTGTACGGACCAAATAGATAAAAGAAATTGCGaacagaaaaacaaataaagGAGCAGAAGAACACACCATTACTGCAGCGAACACAAACACCGTGCTTCACCTTGCATACACTGCACACTGATTTCCATCGTGTTTCCGGTATTAAATTCACACCCATTATGTTTTCCATCTTTGTTAACACCTCAACAAAGACCTCGGGCATCCATAAAGAGCAAAACAAATGAACAAACTCAGTAACAGAGTCGCCATTTTCTGGCCTAATAGGTTTTAGAGCACCAGCCTGCTTTGGGCAAAGAACACAAGGCTGCTTCACTGAATAGTCACCATCCGTCCTGAACTTACACCAGGAACACAGCCAATATTCATCTATATCCCCTTGCACACCATAACAGTTCAAATGAACAGCAACCTTACAAGAAGAACAAACAACTAATGGATTTGACTCATCACTGATCTCGCTCTTGCAGCAAAAATCACATAATGATGTATTCCCTTCACAAGGTGAGCCCACCAGAACCTTCTCCAAACCTGCATCCGTACCTAAGAGTTTCCTCCTCTTCGATGGCCGTTCTGAAGTCAAAACAGTCCTACTTCTACACCCTAATAGCCACTCTAAGCAGCTAGAAGAAGTTGAATTGGCAGAAACCTTTCCTTCCTCATGAACCAAACAATCTGCACTATCCTCAGGTACACACTTAGCTCTGTCACTTTGAGCTCCAACACTATCAATTTCCATGAACTGTTCTTCTTCTTGCTTTACCTCATTCTTTACTTGAACTTCAGTCCCATGTTCATTTCCATTCTTCATAACTAAACTGGTATCTGCAGTCTCCTGGGCATTTCCACTGTCGCAATTCAGGGTCAGGTTACTATCATTTTTCTCATTTCCAACATTAGGAATCGAAAAACACTGACTAGTACCTAAACACTTAAGGGAAGAAGACAATTCGTACAAAGCATCAATATCTGGCAATGCTACATCTCTAAAGTAATCCTCAGTCTCAACCCAAATATTTCCTCCTTTAGAACGGTTGGAGgatgacttttttttatcagaagTAGAATGTGATCTCTTATGTTTCTTTCTACTGCTATCAGATTGCTTGAGAAGGTTAGCTAATCCACCAGGCAAAGTTGTTACACTTGAACTGCCCGACCCATCCTCGGGGACATCAAATGGAGAGCGTTCACTTAATGCCTTACGTGCCTGAGAGAAGAAATCAACGTTATTAATTGGAGCGGTCTGCTTCTGTTTTAGAGAATTTTCAGGTTGGGTCGCCGGAACCCTAGTATTAAGGCGGCAAGGCCTTTCGTCGGTGCCGCAACCTCCGTCAGGACACCTACCCATCATCTTCTTCCGCCGGGGACATCTGCCTCCGGTCATTTAATACGCCATCCCCCACCACCGCCACCAGCATATGCTGATAATTTCATAACGGAAACCTAAACCCTAATTTCTAATTCctaaccaaaata
This region of Mercurialis annua linkage group LG1-X, ddMerAnnu1.2, whole genome shotgun sequence genomic DNA includes:
- the LOC126665739 gene encoding uncharacterized protein LOC126665739 isoform X1 encodes the protein MTGGRCPRRKKMMGRCPDGGCGTDERPCRLNTRVPATQPENSLKQKQTAPINNVDFFSQARKALSERSPFDVPEDGSGSSSVTTLPGGLANLLKQSDSSRKKHKRSHSTSDKKKSSSNRSKGGNIWVETEDYFRDVALPDIDALYELSSSLKCLGTSQCFSIPNVGNEKNDSNLTLNCDSGNAQETADTSLVMKNGNEHGTEVQVKNEVKQEEEQFMEIDSVGAQSDRAKCVPEDSADCLVHEEGKVSANSTSSSCLEWLLGCRSRTVLTSERPSKRRKLLGTDAGLEKVLVGSPCEGNTSLCDFCCKSEISDESNPLVVCSSCKVAVHLNCYGVQGDIDEYWLCSWCKFRTDGDYSVKQPCVLCPKQAGALKPIRPENGDSVTEFVHLFCSLWMPEVFVEVLTKMENIMGVNLIPETRWKSVCSVCKVKHGVCVRCSNGNCRLAFHPICAREAKHRIEVWGKHGSEDRQEVFNSVELRAFCFKHSELPEGRTNLQLGNKAVSSDSTNKQHNLRIGRNGDKVAVLIETPNIISDISGDSASREIVLSDSRSNDVLISESADGDQVSNIDMSERSDGEAVNLPDSLNVTLILKKLIDRGKVNLKDLELDIGISPESLRSTLDEDSLVPEMQCKLVKWLRNHAYLGTSHKNMKVQKVTVLSKTEMEANDLSDGITLSESDMTDHVVVRSVPPRRRTKNNVRILRDNKIICSSEEYSSDGGMLLDEFKVDQRVHEEPENSTEVIQKTSIEPNGIHDALAAHLPKSEGSSDCPSGCTRSEKAELEHTAGILYGDSDMSIVLPDLEKIKENSSLYVHPYIHKKLLQMQSGLFLEDTFYGSEDLRVGETCCLEASSNTGVCCDHQTSHPQCNDLCRFDEVNPEQFVKAKKLGVQEMSPVDEVEGEIIYFQHRLLSNAISRKRFTDNLICKVVKSLPHEIDITRSQKWDAVLVNQYLNDIREAKKQGRKERKHKEAQAVLAAATAAAAASSRISSFRKDVYDESSYQEKFNISNGRAGISSQLLSRTKETLSRVAIPRNSSEKYSEFVQSVSDFSKEHPRSCDVCRGSDTILNPILVCSSCKVAVHLDCYRSVRESTGPWYCELCDELLSSKSSSAGSLDFWEKNYFECGLCGGTTGAFRKSSDNQWVHAFCAEVDILILWVFEPTFRRGQVNPVEGMDTVGKGIDHCCICRRKHGVCIKCSYGHCHTTFHPSCARSAGFYMNVKSLNGKLQHKAYCERHGLEQKTKAETQKHGADELRSMKQIRVELERLRLLCERIIKREKIKRDLVLCSHSILSCKRDHVARSVLAHNPFFHPDISSESATTSLKGNIEGYRSCSDAMQRSDDVTVDSNISVLHRVKVTMDTDQKTDDSSTSQSLFNRKPMERTTFAGKQIPHRASLALRNPLDDGEWSSITRKHFETFEKELVMTSDQASMKNQKLPKGYFYIPVDCLPKEKQMSQDLCSGEPLEEQR